The Syntrophotalea acetylenivorans genome contains the following window.
CTGTGGGATGGCGATCCGGCCAACAGCGGTTTGTTGGATGAATTCGTCACCCTCGACCGGACTGCGTTCTGATGCTGCCGGGTATTGTTCGCATCTGTCGTGCTGTAGATTGGGGAAGGATGGCTGTCGTTATTTCGGGAACCGGATTGCTGTTGATATGGCAGGCTTTCTTTCCTGCGTCGGCGTGGACGCTGAACGCCAATCAGCTGCTTATCGTCAACAATCGTGTCGTCTCATCCAGCGAAAGGGCCTGACTATGGACTTTAGCGAACTGCATGAGGCCCAGCAACTGCTGGAGCTTGGTGACCGGGCGAGCCTCAAGGAGATCAAGGAGCGTTACCGGGAGCTGGCCCGACGGCATCACCCCGATGCCGGTGGGGAGCAAAGCGCGAGGATGCAGGAGATCAACGCCGCCTATGCGTTGTTGCTTGCCTATTTGAAGGATTACCGGTTTTCCTTTGCCGAAGAGGAATTTTACGAACAGCAGCCGGAAGAGCGCCTGCGTCAGCAGTTCGGCGACGATCCCCTGTGGGGTAATAAGTAGTTATGTAGACGCAGGCTGGAGGTAGAGTCTTGTGCCCTCATTCCAGATCGTAGCAGATGGTACCGTTCGGGGATTTGCCAAATCTATTTTTTTAGAGTCAAGGCACAGACTTATTGTCCGTGAGGTAGAGACTCAGTTGTCAGCGGATATGGAATAGGGCGGAAATAGCAGGAAGGTGGACAAACAAAAGGCGACGCATTGTGCGTCGCCTTTTGTTTGTAAGTTTTCAAACGATCAATTAGCTCTTCATGCGCTTACGGCCGAGGTAGCCAAGGCCCAGCAGGCCGCCGCCGAACAGCAGGAAGGTGGACGGCTCGGGAACAGCAGGAACGACATCCCCGGCAGAAGCTGCATTGTCGGTATCCGCAATAAAGCTCAGATTACCCAAGAATCCAGAAGCTCCGAAGTCGAGGTCCAACAGGGTGTAAAGGTCGCCTACCGGGTCGTTGCCGCCCACGCTCAGCAGATTTCTGTAAGTTGCAGTTAAATCGCCGGTATAAGCGGTAGTGAAAGTTCTGCCACTCGCTGAACCCGGTGTTCCCGAACCACTCCAGGTGATATCAAAGATGGTGTCGCCGGGTGCAGCATCGATCACCAGCTGGGACAACGTTACATCACTTGAAAGGCTCCAAGAATTAGTATACGTATCTCCGGATTGGCTCAAAGACCAGCTGGTTCCAGTGACTCCACCAGCATTAGCAACTGTGTCTGCCCAAGCGAGGGTCTGACTGCCCCCTGCCGCAAAATAAGCCGTCACAGACATGCCATCCATCATGTCGCCATAGGTGGAGAATCCCGTAAGTGACGTTGTGTTATACTGCGTGCCACTATCATAGTTAACAGTGAGTGCGTGCGACGCCATGGGTGCCATCAACACCAATGCCAGAACTGCCAACAATGCAGATTTCTTAAACATGTAAACCCTCCTTTTGGTAGCTACCCGTTCATATTTTATATTACGGTATTTCCTCTTTGAAATAAGAGTTTAGCAAAAAAGGTGCCATTCAATATGGAAGGTGATGCAGATTGCTGTGTCCTGAGAAAAAAGATTATAATATCAATGGGTTGTCCTATGGCCTTAGGTTGGTTCAGGAAGTGGTACTTCTTTATTGCAATGGGCCTGTGGAGATGTGTAAAAAAAATCGACAGAAGCAGGACGGTAGTCTGGCCTGTTGTTGAAGTGTGGTATTGTCGGGTTATAAGGGCAATTACTCTCGGTTGGAAAAAGGAAAGGCCGGAAAGAGAGTTAGCGCGGAAAAAAGCTGATATGAAATTCGTGTAAAATTTGGCGACATTGAGAGACTCGTTCCTGAAAAACGCTCATTTCTCTAGACCTTTGGAGACAAGGTTTATTACGCGACGATTCCTTGGTGAATAATAAATATCTTTAGAATTAATTGACTGACCTTTCTGTAGTTCCGGTTCCCCCATCTATATCGCTTTCCATACCCCTGGTTTTTATTCTTTGCCTATTTCATAGCGTCTTGGACCTAAGTTAGCCCCCTATACGGTTGGTTTGTTTATGGCTCTAGGTTCTCAGTCGAAAAGCCCTCTCAGCTTTGGTCGTTGCCAGAGAGCTGCCGGTTGATAAACTAAAACTAACAAGCAACAGCCTTTTGGCAGCCGGGAGGTACGGATGGACTTTCTCAGGCGATTGCATATTGAGGCCGTGAATTACGGTGCCTGTACGGGGCAGGATTGGGACGAGGAATGCGCCGAGCAGTGCTTTAAAAGCATTTCACCAGCCGACGGGCGAACCATTGCGGGGGTGCGACCGGCCTCGATGGCCGCTTGCGAACGGACCATTGCTGCTGCCGAAGCCGCTTTTGCCGAGTGGAGGCAGCGGCCGGCACCCCAGCGGGGCGAAATCGTCAGGCAGATTGGCCTGCGGCTGCGGGACTGCAAGCAAGATCTTGGCGCCCTGGTTTCCTACGAGATGGGAAAGTCGCTGCAGGAAGGGCTTGGCGAGGTTCAGGAAATGATCGACATCTGCGACTTTGCCGTTGGCCAGTCGCGCATGCTCTATGGCCTGAGCATGCATTCGGAACGCTCGCTGCATCGCATGTACGAGCAGTACCAGCCTCTCGGCATCGTCGGCATCGTCACCGCCTTCAACTTCCCGGTGGCGGTATGGGCTTGGAACGCTATGCTCGCTGCGGTGTGCGGTGATGTCTCGATTTGGAAACCTTCCTCTCAAGTGCCTTTGTCGGCCATCGCAGTCCAGAAAATCATTGCCGGTGTGCTGAAGGATAATGAGCTTCCGGAAGGAATCTTTTCTCTGCTGATTGGTTCCGGTGCCACTATTGGCGAAACCTTGTTGCACGATGAGCGGTTGCCGCTGATATCCTTTACCGGGTCGGTTCCGACCGGCCGTCATGCCGCCGAAGTGGTGGCACGGCGCCTGGGACGTACGTTGCTGGAGTTAAGCGGTAACAACGCTATCATTCTAACGGAACACGCGGACCTGGAGGTGGCCCTGCCTGCAGTCGTTTTCGGGGCTGTAGGGACTGCTGGGCAGCGGTGTACCACCACCCGGAGGTTGATCGTTCATGAACGGATCTATGAAAAGGTGAGTCGGGCTTTGCTGAAAGCCTATCGAGGGCTGCGTATCGGTCATCCCCTTGACGAGACCAATCATGTCGGGCCGCTGATCGATACTCGAGCGGTAACCGCCTTTCAGGACGCGCTATCCGCGGTAAAAGAGCAGGGTGGGCATCTTCTGTTCGGTGGCGAGGTGTTGAGTGGTAAAGGCTATGAGTCGGGCTGCTACGTGATCCCGGCTCTCGTCGAGGCTGAGAATCATTACCCCATCGTCCAGCAGGAGACTTTCGGCCCGATTCTCTACCTTATTCGTTATTCCGGCGAAGTGACGGAGGCTATTGCTTTGCAGAACGATGTTCGTCAGGGGCTTTCGTCGGCAATTTTTACCGATCATCTGCGTCAGGCGGAAAAATTTCTTGCCGCTTCGGGGTCCGATTGTGGCATCGCTAACGTCAATATTGGGACCTCGGGGGCTGAGATCGGCGGCGCCTTCGGTGGCGAAAAGGAGACCGGCGGCGGACGCGAATCGGGCTCTGATGCCTGGAAGGTCTATATGCGCCGACAGACGGTAACCATTAACTACGGCGGTGAGTTGCCGCTGGCGCAGGGGATCCGCTTCGAGCTAAGCGAGTAACGATCGTGACACGTGATGGGTAATCGGTAACAGGTGAACAGCACCATACCTGGCACTGCATAATCTCTTGCGCATTGAAACCTTACCGGGACCTTTTCGAAATGTGGGGTACAACATGATTCAACCTAATGACGTGAAAAAGATCCTGTCCCGTCATATGCTGACGGAGGGTTACGATATTATCCTCGATGTAAACCGGTCAAGCGGCAGTTGGTTCGTCGATGAGCGTAACGGCGAACGCTATCTTGATTTTTTCTCCATGTATGCCTCCATGGCGGTTGGTTACAATCATCCCCGTCTGCTGGATATCGAAGCTCAGTTGGGTCGGCTGGCAGTCAACAAACCCTCCAATTCCGATGTTTATACCATCGCCATGGCGGAGTTTGTCGAAACCTTCTCCCGGCTGGCGATTCCCGGGTATTTACCCCATGCTTTTTTCATCGATGGCGGTGCTCTGGCGGTAGAAAATGCCCTCAAGACAGCCTTCGACTGGAAAGTGCGCAAGAACCGCATGGCAGGTCTCCGGGAAAATTCCGGCGGTCAGGTGATCCACTTTCGCCAGGCCTTTCACGGACGCAGCGGGTACACCCTCTCCCTGACCAATACCCACGATCTGCGCAAGATCAAATTTTTTCCTACCTTCGATTGGCCGCGTATCGTTAACCCAAAAGTAAGCTTTCCCCTTGACGAAGCGAACCTGGCGCAGGTTCTTGCCTTGGAAACTCAGGCGCTGGCGGAGATCGATCGCGTCGTTCAGGAGCAGGGCCCCTTTATCGCTGCGCTGATAATTGAACCGGTTCAGGGGGAAGGGGGGGACAACCATTTCCGGCGGGAATTTTTACAAGCCTTGCGCACACTTTGCGATGAGCATGACATTCTGTTGATATTTGATGAGGTACAGACCGGTGTCGGTCTCACAGGTCGTTTCTGGGCACACGAGCACTTCGATGTAAAGCCGGATATCCTGGCCTTTGGGAAAAAGACCCAGGTTTGCGGCATCCTGGCGTCACGGCGTATCGATGAGGTCGGCTGCCACGTCTTTAAGGAGCGTAGCCGTATCAACTCGACCTTTGGCGGCAACCTGGTCGACATGGCCCGCTGTCGGCAAATTTTGCAGATCATCGAAGAAGAGCAGTTGCTGGAAAATGCCCGTTGTCAGGGCGAACGACTGCTCTTTGGACTGCAGCAGTTGGCGATCGATTTTTCCGAGACAGTCAGCAATCCCCGGGGGCTGGGCTTGATGTGCGCTTTCGATGCACCGGATCATCTGTGCCGGGATCAGCTGGTCAAGGCTTGTTTCCAGAACAAGTTGTTGTTGGTGGGTTGCGGTCGTCGCAGTATCCGCTTTCGCCCCCATTTGATCGTTCGTGCCGAGGAAATCGAACAATGCCTCTCTATTCTGCGTGGGGTTTTGCAACGGGGTGATTATCGTAGTCTGGAGATTCATCGCGACCCTTGCCTCGGCGGAGGTCCCTGATGAAACAAAAGGGAAAATTGCTGGCGGACAAACTGGGTGAATTGCTGCAGGGCAAGGTGCTGAGCGAAGCCCGGGACTTGCGACGCTTTAACCGGGACCAGAGTATCTATCAGATCGATCCGCTGGTGGTGGCACTTCCGGCGAATCTGACTGATGTGCAGCGACTGATCGCGTTTGCTGCCGAAGAAGGCCTGCCGATCACTGCCCGGGGCGGGGGGTCAGGCACCGTGGGGAGCGCCTTGGGCAGCGGGATTGTGATGGCCCTGCCGGAAGCCGGATCGGCCAGTGAACCAAACGGTGATTCCTGGAACCGGATCGGGGAGCTTGCCGTCGATGCTCAATCGGCAAGGGTTTCTGTCGGTGCCGGAGTTTTTCACAACCGGTTGCAAAGCTATCTAAAGGCGCAGGGTTTTTTTCTTCCTGCCGATGTCTCCAGTGCGGATATCAGCCGCATCGGTGGCAATATTGCTACCAAGGCCAGCGGCCCTCATGCGCTGAAGTATGGCTCGATCGACCGGTTTATCGAGAGCCTGGAGTTTGTTACTGATCGTGGGGAGTTGGTAAACACTGCCGATGAGCAGACCATCCCTCTGCGCTTTAAAGAGCAACTAACCGCGTTGCAATCCAGGGTGCTGGATGACGAAGCGGCCCGCACCTTTCTCGAGAGCCGCGCTCAAAGAAAGATAGCCAGCGGCTACAATCTGTTTGCTTTTATCCGCGAGTTGAATTTTGGGCAGCTTCTCGCCCAGTTGATGGCCGGCAGTGTCGGTACCCTCGGTCTGGTTATGTCTGCTAGCCTGCGAGCTGAAATTTATCAGCCGGAAAGAGCAGCGGTGTTGCTTTATTTCGATCGCTTGGCCGAAGCGATGCGGGCTGTGGGTGTATTACGTGAAGTCGAAGTGAGCGCCATCGAGGTGATCAGCCGGGAGACGGTGCGCATACTGCGCCAGCAGACCAAACTACCTACAGGTCTGACAGTGGATGCCCACCTGCTGCTGGTCGAAGTGACCGGCCCCGAACGATTTGTTTTGCTGGATCAGGTCAGCAGAGATTTACAACGCAATCAGGTGCGAATGGCCAAGGGGCAGGTCGTGGCAAGGGAGACGGCTCAGGTGGATGAGATTTGGGCTCTGCGCAAGCAGTTGTTGTGGTTGATTCGCCATCCGGCACCCAACCTTCGGGCATTGTCGGTGGTCAACGATGTCGGTGTTCCTCCCGAAAACCTGGCAGCTTTTGTCACCGAGGTGGAACAGGTCTTTGTTCGCCAAGGCATGACGGCCCTAATTTACGGACATGCCGGCAGCGGCAACCTTCATTTGAGACCGTTGTTTGATATTCATCGCCCCGACCTTGCAGAACATATTCGACATTTGGCGGATGAGGTATATGGGGTGGTGTTTCGTCACGGCGGTACCATATCTGCCGAACACGGCATGGGGCGGTTGCGGGCTCCTTACCTGCAGCGGGAATGGGGCTCGGCCCTTTACGAGACCATGCGGCAGCTGAAAAATATTTTCGATCCGCAGGATCTGTTCAATCCGGGAGTGATGTTCAATAACCGGCCGATAACCGATCATCTGCGTCCGGACTTTCTGCAACGGAATACCCAGGGAGAGAATGATGATTGAGCAACGTTTCATTTGGCAGAGACACGCCGAAGCAGAGCAATGGGTACTCAAATGTCTTGAGGACTTTTGCGAAAAAAATCCAAACTTGCAATACCTGTCCGAAAAATTTCTGCAGCAGGCCAGTTGCCGGCTTTACGATTGGGTCGATCACCTGCTATTGTCCGATTCCCCAGCCTTACGTCGACAACTCTCCGGGTTAGGTTTTGAGCTGCTGCCGGATATGGTGCAGACGGTCTACAGTCATCCGGGGGCTCTGCTGCCGGATATTGTCTTGCTCGGTGACAGTGCCGGCATAGAGTCGGGCGTAACACTGCTGGTTGAGTGTGTTAGTGAATTTCTACAGGTTAACGGCTTTAGCACTGAGATAGAGGGAAGTCCTTTTAGCGCCTATCGTCGTGCTTTGTTAGGGGTTACAGGGGATATTTCGCTTTCGGTCGCCGAACGGAGGGTCCGCCGGGTCTTTGAGCCTCAGGGGCTGACCGATGCCGAGTTGCGCGATTATTTGGCGGCGCTGGAACTGTGGCAGTGTCGACCGCGTAGCAGCACCGATGAAGATTTGGCATGGAAGGAAACCCAACGTCTTGCCGAACAGTTAACAACTCAGCTGGGTAAAGATCGGGCCGCTCAAGTGGTTTGCCTGGGTGAGCGCACCTATTGGCAAAGCCGCAACCTGATCGGTCGGCTGCAGAAGGGTCGCCAAGACATCTTGGGCCTGGGCTGGGCCAATCACGATCACCATACCTTTCGAAGTTCGCGGCGTAATTTCGTCCACCTGGTGAATTTGTTTACAACGCTCGGTTTTCATTGCCGAGAACGCTTTTATGCCGGTCGCGAGGCCGGATGGGGTGCCCAGGTCATGGAGAACCCCGAGGCCGGTTTAAGTTTGTTTCTTGATGTCGATCTGGCGCCGGAAGAAGTGACCACCGACTTTTCGCGACAAGAGTTGCCTGAACAAGAGCAACTCGGTACCATCGGCCTGTGGTGTGCTTTGCATGGTGATTCCATCTTTGAGGCCGGCATGCACCATCTGGCGGCTCGTTGCGATTTTTTGAGGCTTGACGAAGATATTGCCAGGCACGGGCAACGATTCATGGCACCTTTCAGTGACTTCCCCTATCTCAAGCAGGCCTTCAGTGTCGCCGAGCGTTGGCAACCCGATTCGGCCAGGGTGAATAGTTTGGTCGAGTCAGGAAAAATCAGCGCCGAGCAGGGGGACAAATTTATTGAGGAGGGGGCGGTCGGCAGCCACCTGGAAAACATTCAGCGCAGCGAAGGCTATAAGGGCTTCAATAAGAAAAACGTCAGCGCCATCATCCTGGAAACCGATCCTAGAAAGTAACCGGCGACGGGGGAGAGGTTCCAGGAGGCGGTGGAGATTCGAAAGACAGGGGTAACGAATGCGATCAAGTATAAACAAGATGTTTTTGCTGTTGGGGTTGGTGCTTCTGCTTGGCAGCAACTGTCAAGCACTGGCTATGGACACCGGGTTTGTGAGTCTTTACGGGGGGCGAGCCTGTTATGACGACTTGGCAAATATTCTCTCGAAGAGAGAATATGTCGATTCTTATGTTGCGGTTTTATCCGTCGGCAAGGGGCTAAGGGACTATAAACATTATCTTCGGCTGGAGGGCGAAGGACAGGTCGCAAAACATTGGGGGGAGCAAGATCACTTTGAATTTAACGCCCTGCTCGGGTTGCGTTGGTTGCCGTTTCCATGGGACCGCTATCTCGATACCAGCTTTGCTATGGGAGCGGGGCTTTCCTATGCCACCGATGAGCCGGAAATCGAAGTTGAAAAAAACGATAGAACTGCGCGAATGCTTGGCTATCTAATGTTTGAGCTGGGGGTGGTCGTACCGCAACAGCCGAAGTGGACCTTGTTTGCCCGGGTGCATCATCGCTCTGGAGCTTTTGGCCTTTTTGACGGGGTGAGCGGCGGATCCAACGTGGTCGGGGCGGGGCTGAGGTATTCCTTTTAGAAGTCTGGCTGCTTGTTTAAAGTCAGCTCATAAGGTTCTTTCTTGCGTTCTTCACCTGTAAGTTTGTGGACCCTCTTTTGAAGCTGGCCCGGCTTGTCTTTTGCTCCCTGCGATGGCGTAATTATTGAACCGATAGTCTCGAATTGCTAATAGTAGGGTAAATAGTTCCAGCTTTAAATGGCATTTTGAGCCTTTGATATTAAAAATGGGGGGGAGATTCATGACCGTTCGACTGACGATTCTGTGCGAGAATACCGTAGCCAGGCCCTTTGGTCTTCTCGGAGAACACGGTTTTTCCTGCTATCTGGAAACTCCTGAAGGCAAATATTTATTCGACACCGGACAGGGCCAGACTCTGGTTCCCAATGCCCGCACTCTCGGAAAAAATCTGGCGGACATCGATGCACTCCTTATCAGCCACGGTCATTACGACCATACAGGTGGTTTGCCGCAGGCCCTGGAAGCAAACAATAGTCTCAAGGTCTACGGCCATCCCGATATTTTCACCGCTCGTTACTGGGACATTCAAGATCAGCGGCGTTATGTTGGTATCCCCTACCAACGCGATTATCTTGAATCGCTTGGAGCTCATTTTTGCCTGCAACGAGAAATGCAGGTTATCGGCCCAGGGGTTTATCTGACCGGTGAAATTCCACGGCGGACTGCCTTTGAAAAAGGGGATAGCCAGCAACTGGCAGTGTCTCCGGACGGCACTATTCAACAACCCGATCCAGTGGCGGATGACCTATCCATGGTAGTGGCCTCACCGAAAGGGCTGATTCTGGTGCTCGGTTGTGCCCATGCGGGACTGGTGAATATTCTCCAGTATGTATCGGAAAAGTTTGATGGTAAGCGTATCTATGCGGTGGTTGGTGGGACTCATTTAGGGTTTGCCGGCGCCGAGCATTTTGAAGAAACCCTTAAGGTGCTCGATCATTTTCAAATCGAGAAGATCGGTGTTTCTCACTGCACCGGTTTGCCCAAAGCGGCGCAACTGGCTTCTCGCTTGGGAGAACGGTTTTTCTTCGCCAGTGTTGGCACCGTGCTCACGGTCTGATGAGGGGGGCATCCCTGGCATAGCAAAAATGCTATTAAATTCTAATATATAAAAAGTAATATGTTGACAAAAAGGCTCTTTCTGCTTGAAAGTAGAACGGTGTTAGAATAAGGCCTTTCCAGGGTCGCTCTATTTGCTCGCATTCGAATCACAGTGTTCAAGAGAGACCGTCCGGGAATGTCTATACACTCTATATGGCCACTTGTTGCGCTAGCCCGGGGCCATATGTTGCAGCACATTGTCTGCTAACCATGCGCCTAGGAGGAGCAAAAATGAGTGAGATCAACCAAGCTTGGGAAAACCTGAACACGGCTGTTGTTGTATCGGACCCTGATTTTAACGTAACCTACGCTAATAAAAGGGCTTACGAACTCTTTGATGAACTGGAGATTGCCGGACTGGAAGTTGGCAAAAACATGGCAGGCTGCCATCAGCCGGAAACCATGGTCAAATTGAAGGCCATTTACCAGGATTTTGCCGACAAAAAGATCAAGATCAACCACCTGACCATGGACGGCCCCGAAGGGACCCTGACCATCGTTAATGTGCCTTTCTACAATGGCGATGCTCTGGGGGGCGTAGTGGAAATGGTTTTCGAAGGTTCCTTGGCCTGATTAACTTGAAACCGAAGCCTGCAATTATTGGCAAAGGGGTAGATTGTAAACAAGGAACCTGACGGAATTTCTCGTCAGGTTCCTTGTTTTTTGCCTGGATGTCCGTTTGAGGTTATGGCCCTTTGCCGTTGGTCATCGCCCCTGATGGGCCGATGGCGGAAAGGATTCTTTGATGAAATCCCGCCACTGTTCCCAATAGGGCTCACCGCCGATATTATAGGTGTCGTTGTGGCCGGCACCGGGGATGAGATAGAGGGTCTTGGGGTGTGAAACTCGGGCGAAGAGCTGCTGAGCCATCTTTGGCGGTACGATGCGATCGCGGTCGCCTTGGAGTATGAGTACCGGACAGCGCAGTTGATCGATCTTGCCCAGGTTGTCGTAACGGGAACTGAGGGCCCACCAACCGAACAGAGCATAGCTCAAAGGTTGGTGGTGCCATCCCATGCGCGCCACCGAGGTGAAGGCCGATTCCAGCACCAGGCCGTCTGGCGGCTTCTCAAGGGCCAGCTGCAGGGCCACCGCGGCTCCCA
Protein-coding sequences here:
- a CDS encoding DnaJ domain-containing protein; the protein is MAGFLSCVGVDAERQSAAYRQQSCRLIQRKGLTMDFSELHEAQQLLELGDRASLKEIKERYRELARRHHPDAGGEQSARMQEINAAYALLLAYLKDYRFSFAEEEFYEQQPEERLRQQFGDDPLWGNK
- a CDS encoding PEP-CTERM sorting domain-containing protein; translated protein: MFKKSALLAVLALVLMAPMASHALTVNYDSGTQYNTTSLTGFSTYGDMMDGMSVTAYFAAGGSQTLAWADTVANAGGVTGTSWSLSQSGDTYTNSWSLSSDVTLSQLVIDAAPGDTIFDITWSGSGTPGSASGRTFTTAYTGDLTATYRNLLSVGGNDPVGDLYTLLDLDFGASGFLGNLSFIADTDNAASAGDVVPAVPEPSTFLLFGGGLLGLGYLGRKRMKS
- a CDS encoding aldehyde dehydrogenase family protein, yielding MDFLRRLHIEAVNYGACTGQDWDEECAEQCFKSISPADGRTIAGVRPASMAACERTIAAAEAAFAEWRQRPAPQRGEIVRQIGLRLRDCKQDLGALVSYEMGKSLQEGLGEVQEMIDICDFAVGQSRMLYGLSMHSERSLHRMYEQYQPLGIVGIVTAFNFPVAVWAWNAMLAAVCGDVSIWKPSSQVPLSAIAVQKIIAGVLKDNELPEGIFSLLIGSGATIGETLLHDERLPLISFTGSVPTGRHAAEVVARRLGRTLLELSGNNAIILTEHADLEVALPAVVFGAVGTAGQRCTTTRRLIVHERIYEKVSRALLKAYRGLRIGHPLDETNHVGPLIDTRAVTAFQDALSAVKEQGGHLLFGGEVLSGKGYESGCYVIPALVEAENHYPIVQQETFGPILYLIRYSGEVTEAIALQNDVRQGLSSAIFTDHLRQAEKFLAASGSDCGIANVNIGTSGAEIGGAFGGEKETGGGRESGSDAWKVYMRRQTVTINYGGELPLAQGIRFELSE
- the lat gene encoding L-lysine 6-transaminase, yielding MIQPNDVKKILSRHMLTEGYDIILDVNRSSGSWFVDERNGERYLDFFSMYASMAVGYNHPRLLDIEAQLGRLAVNKPSNSDVYTIAMAEFVETFSRLAIPGYLPHAFFIDGGALAVENALKTAFDWKVRKNRMAGLRENSGGQVIHFRQAFHGRSGYTLSLTNTHDLRKIKFFPTFDWPRIVNPKVSFPLDEANLAQVLALETQALAEIDRVVQEQGPFIAALIIEPVQGEGGDNHFRREFLQALRTLCDEHDILLIFDEVQTGVGLTGRFWAHEHFDVKPDILAFGKKTQVCGILASRRIDEVGCHVFKERSRINSTFGGNLVDMARCRQILQIIEEEQLLENARCQGERLLFGLQQLAIDFSETVSNPRGLGLMCAFDAPDHLCRDQLVKACFQNKLLLVGCGRRSIRFRPHLIVRAEEIEQCLSILRGVLQRGDYRSLEIHRDPCLGGGP
- a CDS encoding FAD-binding oxidoreductase, with protein sequence MKQKGKLLADKLGELLQGKVLSEARDLRRFNRDQSIYQIDPLVVALPANLTDVQRLIAFAAEEGLPITARGGGSGTVGSALGSGIVMALPEAGSASEPNGDSWNRIGELAVDAQSARVSVGAGVFHNRLQSYLKAQGFFLPADVSSADISRIGGNIATKASGPHALKYGSIDRFIESLEFVTDRGELVNTADEQTIPLRFKEQLTALQSRVLDDEAARTFLESRAQRKIASGYNLFAFIRELNFGQLLAQLMAGSVGTLGLVMSASLRAEIYQPERAAVLLYFDRLAEAMRAVGVLREVEVSAIEVISRETVRILRQQTKLPTGLTVDAHLLLVEVTGPERFVLLDQVSRDLQRNQVRMAKGQVVARETAQVDEIWALRKQLLWLIRHPAPNLRALSVVNDVGVPPENLAAFVTEVEQVFVRQGMTALIYGHAGSGNLHLRPLFDIHRPDLAEHIRHLADEVYGVVFRHGGTISAEHGMGRLRAPYLQREWGSALYETMRQLKNIFDPQDLFNPGVMFNNRPITDHLRPDFLQRNTQGENDD
- a CDS encoding MBL fold metallo-hydrolase is translated as MTVRLTILCENTVARPFGLLGEHGFSCYLETPEGKYLFDTGQGQTLVPNARTLGKNLADIDALLISHGHYDHTGGLPQALEANNSLKVYGHPDIFTARYWDIQDQRRYVGIPYQRDYLESLGAHFCLQREMQVIGPGVYLTGEIPRRTAFEKGDSQQLAVSPDGTIQQPDPVADDLSMVVASPKGLILVLGCAHAGLVNILQYVSEKFDGKRIYAVVGGTHLGFAGAEHFEETLKVLDHFQIEKIGVSHCTGLPKAAQLASRLGERFFFASVGTVLTV
- a CDS encoding PAS domain-containing protein; amino-acid sequence: MSEINQAWENLNTAVVVSDPDFNVTYANKRAYELFDELEIAGLEVGKNMAGCHQPETMVKLKAIYQDFADKKIKINHLTMDGPEGTLTIVNVPFYNGDALGGVVEMVFEGSLA